In Planctomycetaceae bacterium, the sequence TGCGTCGTCGGCGGAAGAGCGCCAGACGACCGTGCGCACGGTTCGGCGCTGCGAGGTGGCCGAGGACGGCGAGCAGGTCGTCGTGACGGTGGAGGGGGACGGGTTCCTCTACAACATGGTTCGCAACATCGTCGGGACGCTCATCGAGATCGGCCGCGGGCACTGGAGCCCCGAGCGGATCGACACGATCCTGGCGTCATGCGACCGCCGCGACGCGGGCCCGACCGCCCCGCCCGACGGGCTCTACCTGATGTGCGTTCACTACTGATCGGCGGCTAGACTCTCAACCCCAGGTTCAGCGGGCGGGCGAACTGCAGGGCGACACCGGCCCGGTCGTCGCTTCCGCCGTCCTGGCAGCGGATCAGTTTGGCGTGGCAGGCGAACTCTTCGAGCATGAAGGTGTTTTGCGTGCTGCGTGGAACGGAGAAGGCCAGGTTCACCGCGCCGTCAAGGCTCTGGGCCACTTCGGCGGCGACGGCTACGTACGTGCCGCCGTCGGACAGGTCGACGCTGCGCCCGCTGCCGAGCATCGTGCCGGCGCGAGAGAAGATCGTCACGGGGCACGAAATCGCAACGCGTGTGAACTGTCGCCGTTCTTTTGCCTGTTGCGTCATGAGCTGACTTCCCTGTTGTTCAGTCTGAATCGTCCTGACTCAAACGCCGTTCATCACGTTTAACCGCGAATTGACACCAAAGTATTCTCTCACGGATTTTATTTATGTCAATCGCAAAGCCGCAAAAGCTACTTGTCCACCAGGCGGTATTTCACTTTGCCGCCGACGATCGTCGTGGTGGCGCGGCCGGTGAGCTTCCAGCCATGATACGGGCAGTTGCGGCTGAGCGAGACGAAGGTGTTGGTGTCGACGGTCCAGTTGGCGGCAGGATCGATGATGGTCACGTCGGCCAGGGCGCCCGTGGCGAGGGTGCCCAGCGGTCGGCCGATGACCCGCGCCGGACCGGCGGTCATGCGTTCGATCAGCGTGGGCCAGTCGCACAGGCCGGTCTCCACCAGGGCCTTGATGAACAGCCCCAGCGCGCAGTCCAGGGCGATGATCCCGAAGGGCGCCAAGCCGAACTCGAGTTCCTTTTCTTCCTTGGAGTGCGGGGCGTGATCGGTCGCCAGGCAGTCGATCGTGCCGTCGGCCACGGCGCGGCGCAAAGCCTCAACGTCTGAGGCCGTTCGCAGCGGCGGGCTGACCTTGTATTTGGAGTCATATCCGGCGCAGGCGGCATCGGTCAGCAGCAGGTGGTGGCAGGTCACCTCGCCGCTGACGGCCAGACCGTCGGCCTTGGCTGCTCGCAGCAGGTTCGCGCTGCCGCTGGTGGAGATATGCTGCACGTGGTAGGCGCCTTGCGTGCGGGCGACGAGCTCCAGGTCGCGCCGCAGCATGATCTGTTCGCCGCTGGCGGCGATGCCGCCCAGCCCCAGCCGGACCGCCACCGGCCCGGAGTTCATCACCCCGGCCATCAGTTCCGGGTCCTGGCAGTGCTGCATGAGGGGTATGCCGAGGTTCCCGGCGTACTGCAGGGCCCGCTGCATGACCAGGCTGCTGGCGACGCCGTCGCCGTCGTCGCTGAAGGCCACCGCGCCCGCCGCGGCCATCATGCCCATCTCGGCCAGTTCCTTGCCCGCGCGGTCTTTGGTGATGCAGCCTACCGGGAGCACGCGGGCCAGGTCCGCCTCGCCGGCACGCTGGAGCACGTAGTTGATCGCCCGCTCGTCGTCAGCCGGCGGGTGCGTGTTGGGCATCGCCAGCACGGTGGTGAACCCGCCTGCGACCGCGGCCCCTGCCGCCGAGGCGATCGTCTCTTCCTCTTCATGCCCGGGCTCGCGACAGTGTACGTGCAGATCGATCAGCCCCGGGGCCACGATCTGCCCGTCGGCGTCGATTATCTGCTTTGCCGCGGCGCGGCAAGGCCCCACGCGCACAATCTTGCCCGCCGTAATCGCCACGTCGGTGACCTCGTCCAGCCCGTTGGCCGGATCGATCACCCGCCCATTCCTGATGAGGATGTCGTTCATGGTCTGGTCTTTCAAGTTCCGGGGTCACTGAAGTGACCCGGCCGGGTCAGTTCACTGACCCCGGAACATCCTGCGATTACTCATTCCCCTGCGACACCAGGTACAGCACGGCCATGCGGATCGCCAGGCCGTTGGTCACTTGCTGGAGAATGCAGCTATTGGGTCCGTCGGCGACGTCGGAGGTGATCTCGACGCCGCGGTTGATCGGGCCCGGGTGCATGATCAGCACGTCCTTCTTGCAGCGTTTGAGCCGCTGTCCGTTCATGCCGTACAGGCGGCTGTACTCGCGCAGCGACGGGAACAAGCCGCCGCCGAAACGCTCGAACTGGATGCGCAGCATGTTGATCACGTCCACCTCGCCGAGCACCTCGTCGAGGCTTGTGCAGACGGTGCAGCCCATCGAGGCGATCGCCGCGGGCACCAGCGTCGGCGGACCGACCACCGTCACCTGCGCC encodes:
- a CDS encoding PilZ domain-containing protein, which translates into the protein MTQQAKERRQFTRVAISCPVTIFSRAGTMLGSGRSVDLSDGGTYVAVAAEVAQSLDGAVNLAFSVPRSTQNTFMLEEFACHAKLIRCQDGGSDDRAGVALQFARPLNLGLRV
- a CDS encoding dihydroorotase; the protein is MNDILIRNGRVIDPANGLDEVTDVAITAGKIVRVGPCRAAAKQIIDADGQIVAPGLIDLHVHCREPGHEEEETIASAAGAAVAGGFTTVLAMPNTHPPADDERAINYVLQRAGEADLARVLPVGCITKDRAGKELAEMGMMAAAGAVAFSDDGDGVASSLVMQRALQYAGNLGIPLMQHCQDPELMAGVMNSGPVAVRLGLGGIAASGEQIMLRRDLELVARTQGAYHVQHISTSGSANLLRAAKADGLAVSGEVTCHHLLLTDAACAGYDSKYKVSPPLRTASDVEALRRAVADGTIDCLATDHAPHSKEEKELEFGLAPFGIIALDCALGLFIKALVETGLCDWPTLIERMTAGPARVIGRPLGTLATGALADVTIIDPAANWTVDTNTFVSLSRNCPYHGWKLTGRATTTIVGGKVKYRLVDK